A genomic window from Treponema maltophilum ATCC 51939 includes:
- a CDS encoding PP2C family protein-serine/threonine phosphatase, giving the protein MLKTKQISVKIGLFIGACVSFAVVAFFLTWNSGILFSFVAASLIVCIFFIARNAADIFFSERIERKGLYDGETGLLSRFIERLRFSYTLDDFIQAVRDVCEDRGGISVLYVDKDENRILYNSPSHIASAGETIEKLALNFGADWEEGCYFFDGELGLVSDPAASRGFFIAADRRHAYFFCRYTRLFDPIIFPKLVDEFKRFQLCEKTIAKMSEISSLSKEWALLADTQKTFLPQTMPKIKRLDIASFYRPLVNVSGDYYTVLPVTNEKTLVMLGDVSGKGLSAALIMGLVMNTVKTIKNKENLSLLVSSVDKAIKSMSLEDKYTVLFVAIIDTRQMTLEYVNASMADPVLISRSPDGGRLRALKSNASLVGIIDMEEIKPNVQKLYTGDMLFIASDGVSEAMNETGVELGNTEQYERLLKKSFVKSARAFITDVSDLVFAFSGEGRIRDDITMLAIKVGEAV; this is encoded by the coding sequence ATGCTTAAAACAAAACAGATTTCCGTGAAAATCGGATTATTTATCGGCGCATGCGTTTCTTTTGCGGTTGTCGCTTTCTTTTTAACGTGGAACAGCGGTATCCTCTTTTCGTTTGTCGCGGCCTCTCTTATTGTGTGCATATTTTTTATCGCTCGCAACGCCGCAGACATTTTTTTTTCCGAACGCATTGAACGAAAGGGCTTGTACGACGGCGAAACGGGATTGCTTTCGCGGTTTATCGAACGCCTCCGTTTTTCGTATACGCTCGACGATTTTATACAAGCCGTGCGAGACGTTTGCGAAGATCGGGGCGGCATTTCCGTTTTATACGTCGATAAGGACGAAAACAGAATTTTGTACAACAGTCCGTCGCATATTGCGTCCGCCGGAGAGACGATCGAAAAACTTGCTTTAAATTTCGGGGCGGATTGGGAGGAAGGCTGTTACTTCTTTGACGGAGAATTGGGGCTTGTTTCGGATCCCGCAGCTTCCCGCGGCTTTTTCATTGCCGCCGACCGCCGCCATGCGTACTTTTTTTGCCGATACACGCGTCTGTTCGATCCGATTATTTTTCCCAAGTTGGTTGACGAATTCAAGCGTTTTCAGCTGTGCGAAAAAACCATCGCAAAGATGTCTGAAATCAGTTCCCTGTCCAAAGAATGGGCGCTTTTAGCCGATACACAAAAAACTTTTTTGCCGCAGACAATGCCGAAAATAAAACGGCTCGATATCGCTTCTTTTTACCGGCCGCTGGTAAACGTGTCCGGCGACTATTATACGGTGCTTCCCGTTACGAACGAAAAAACGCTGGTTATGCTCGGCGACGTATCCGGTAAGGGCTTGTCGGCCGCCCTCATCATGGGGTTGGTTATGAATACCGTTAAAACCATTAAAAACAAAGAGAACTTGAGCCTGCTCGTATCGTCGGTCGATAAAGCCATAAAAAGTATGAGCCTCGAAGATAAGTATACGGTTTTGTTCGTCGCGATTATCGATACGCGTCAGATGACACTGGAATACGTAAACGCATCGATGGCCGATCCCGTTTTAATTTCGCGTTCGCCCGACGGAGGCAGGCTGCGCGCTTTAAAGTCGAACGCAAGCCTCGTCGGTATTATCGATATGGAAGAAATAAAACCGAACGTGCAAAAACTGTATACCGGCGACATGCTGTTTATCGCTTCCGACGGCGTTTCCGAAGCGATGAACGAAACGGGCGTCGAGCTGGGAAATACGGAACAATACGAGCGGCTCTTAAAAAAGAGCTTTGTAAAGTCGGCGCGCGCATTTATAACCGATGTGTCCGATTTGGTGTTTGCATTCAGCGGCGAGGGGCGCATACGCGACGATATAACAATGCTTGCGATTAAAGTGGGAGAAGCCGTATGA
- a CDS encoding pseudouridine-5'-phosphate glycosidase, translating to MNEYVKYLDVAPEVKKAVENGQPVVALESTIISHGMPYPQNVETAFEVEKIVRENGAVPATVAVIGGRLKAGISRDEIDYLGKQGFAVTKASRRDLCVLAAQHKDGAATVASTMIIAAMAGIRVFATGGIGGVHRGAETTMDISADLEELAKTNVLVVCAGAKSILDLGLTLEYLETRGVPVVGYQTEELPAFYTRSSGFKTDCRMDSPKEIAEAFNAKLGMGLQGGMVAANPIPEQYAMDSAYISSSIEAALEKMKKLGIKGKKTTPFLLDEIQKITGGASLSANIQLVYNNARLGAQIACELSKLQGR from the coding sequence ATGAACGAATACGTGAAATACCTTGACGTAGCGCCGGAAGTGAAAAAGGCCGTCGAAAACGGTCAGCCGGTTGTCGCTTTGGAATCGACGATTATTTCTCACGGAATGCCGTATCCGCAAAATGTCGAAACGGCTTTTGAAGTCGAAAAAATCGTCAGAGAAAACGGTGCGGTTCCCGCGACCGTTGCCGTTATCGGCGGGCGTTTGAAGGCGGGAATCAGCCGCGACGAAATCGATTATTTGGGAAAACAGGGTTTTGCCGTTACCAAAGCAAGCCGCCGCGATTTGTGTGTTTTAGCGGCGCAGCACAAAGACGGAGCGGCAACGGTTGCATCCACGATGATTATCGCCGCGATGGCCGGCATCCGCGTTTTTGCAACCGGCGGCATAGGCGGCGTTCACCGCGGGGCGGAAACAACGATGGATATTTCCGCCGACCTTGAAGAACTTGCGAAGACAAATGTGCTGGTCGTATGTGCCGGCGCCAAATCCATTTTGGATTTGGGACTGACGCTCGAATATTTGGAAACGCGCGGCGTGCCCGTTGTCGGCTATCAAACCGAAGAATTACCGGCCTTTTATACGCGCTCGAGCGGTTTTAAAACCGACTGCCGCATGGACAGCCCCAAAGAGATTGCCGAAGCGTTTAACGCAAAACTTGGAATGGGCTTGCAGGGCGGTATGGTTGCGGCAAACCCGATCCCCGAACAATACGCAATGGACAGCGCATATATTTCTTCTTCGATTGAAGCGGCGCTCGAAAAGATGAAAAAACTCGGCATTAAAGGCAAAAAGACGACGCCCTTTTTGTTGGACGAAATTCAAAAAATTACCGGCGGCGCAAGCTTGAGCGCAAACATTCAGCTTGTATACAACAACGCGCGTTTGGGCGCTCAAATCGCCTGCGAGCTGAGCAAACTGCAAGGCCGATAA
- a CDS encoding ISAs1 family transposase, with product MVEGFFEQIPDSRQDWKVLHNIDEILTIVMSGISAGENTIHGIYAFSKIKEQWLREKVRLKLPHGFPSYDTIRRTLGMIDPKVFQKLFIKWIEEKLELKEGEYISIDGKTLRGSGNEEKNIFPLHLLHAYSHKNGIVIGQKECKTDKENEISCCPELLDMLKIKDALITTDAMMCQKEICKKIIDKECGYVLAVKKNHPTMFEEIKELFKGAQRNSCQVYETNDKGHGRIEKRIYYLDTDIKWFCELKEWQGLRAFGKCDSHVIKKGKETVESRYFICSVEDVMDFAQAVRNHWAVENNLHWCLDVIFREDECPILDRNTAQNIAIIRRIIYNRIKMQLKPKEQLCFGKRSCMYDDNYRLRILFSHA from the coding sequence ATGGTGGAAGGATTTTTTGAACAGATACCGGACAGCCGACAGGACTGGAAGGTTTTACACAATATTGATGAGATACTGACAATAGTAATGAGCGGCATAAGTGCCGGTGAGAACACGATACACGGGATTTATGCATTCTCCAAGATAAAAGAACAGTGGCTAAGAGAAAAAGTCAGACTGAAGTTACCGCACGGGTTTCCCTCGTACGACACAATCAGAAGAACGCTTGGAATGATTGACCCGAAGGTTTTCCAGAAGCTTTTTATCAAGTGGATTGAAGAAAAACTTGAGCTGAAAGAAGGCGAGTACATCAGCATTGATGGAAAAACCCTGAGGGGCAGCGGGAATGAGGAGAAAAATATCTTTCCTCTGCATCTTCTGCACGCCTATAGCCATAAGAATGGCATCGTAATCGGCCAGAAAGAATGTAAGACTGACAAGGAAAACGAAATCTCCTGCTGTCCTGAACTTCTGGATATGCTCAAAATCAAGGATGCGCTCATAACCACCGATGCGATGATGTGTCAGAAGGAAATCTGCAAAAAAATCATAGACAAAGAATGCGGCTATGTACTGGCCGTAAAGAAAAACCATCCTACGATGTTTGAAGAAATTAAGGAACTGTTCAAAGGCGCTCAGAGGAACTCGTGCCAGGTTTACGAAACTAACGACAAGGGACACGGTCGGATTGAAAAGAGGATTTATTACCTTGACACTGACATCAAATGGTTCTGCGAATTAAAAGAATGGCAGGGCTTGAGGGCATTCGGCAAATGCGACAGCCATGTAATCAAAAAAGGCAAAGAGACTGTCGAGTCAAGATATTTTATTTGCTCTGTTGAAGATGTGATGGATTTTGCGCAGGCGGTCAGAAATCACTGGGCAGTTGAGAACAATCTGCACTGGTGTCTTGATGTGATTTTCAGAGAGGATGAATGTCCTATTCTCGACAGAAACACTGCGCAAAATATCGCGATCATAAGAAGGATAATCTACAACAGAATCAAAATGCAGCTTAAACCAAAAGAACAGCTGTGCTTTGGTAAACGTTCCTGTATGTACGATGACAACTACAGATTAAGGATTTTGTTTTCTCATGCGTAA
- the hflK gene encoding FtsH protease activity modulator HflK, producing the protein MESKNRKKISLTPANVLTAACIVLLLIIAATGFYIVDGTEQAVVTRFGKYYTTQEPGLRFKIPFGIDKNYNVPVRVVQTEQFGFTTVSSGQSNRYQNGITKESTMLTGDLNIVDVEWIIQYRIIDPAAWLFNVQERVQTIRDISQSVINTLVGDRAILDVMGSARSSIEEAATELMNENFNQFGLGIKVITVRLQNIVPPVGVQDAFEDVNRASQDAERYINEGKEAYKKEIPLAQGKAEQQIQSAEGYAVKRVNQARGDVARFNAVYAEYRKSPQITKERLYLETMEHVFNAKQNPLLIDGKLTNVLPIKNLDGKKGGEQ; encoded by the coding sequence ATGGAATCGAAAAACCGAAAAAAAATCAGCCTGACGCCCGCCAACGTGTTGACGGCCGCATGCATCGTGTTGCTGCTGATTATTGCGGCAACGGGTTTTTATATTGTCGACGGAACCGAACAAGCCGTCGTTACCCGTTTCGGTAAATATTATACAACGCAGGAACCGGGACTGCGTTTTAAAATTCCCTTCGGCATAGACAAAAATTACAACGTGCCGGTACGGGTCGTTCAAACCGAACAGTTCGGCTTTACGACCGTATCGTCGGGTCAATCGAACCGCTACCAAAACGGTATAACAAAAGAATCGACCATGCTCACCGGCGATTTGAATATCGTAGACGTTGAATGGATTATTCAATACCGGATCATAGATCCCGCCGCATGGCTTTTTAACGTACAGGAGCGCGTGCAGACGATCCGCGACATTTCGCAGTCGGTTATAAATACGCTGGTCGGAGACCGCGCCATTTTGGACGTTATGGGTTCGGCACGTTCTTCCATCGAAGAAGCGGCAACCGAACTGATGAACGAAAACTTCAATCAATTCGGTTTGGGCATAAAGGTGATTACCGTTCGATTGCAAAACATCGTGCCGCCCGTGGGCGTCCAAGATGCCTTTGAAGACGTAAACCGCGCGAGCCAGGACGCCGAACGCTACATCAACGAAGGGAAGGAAGCGTATAAAAAAGAAATTCCGCTTGCACAGGGAAAGGCCGAACAGCAAATACAAAGCGCCGAAGGTTATGCGGTAAAGCGCGTGAATCAGGCACGCGGCGATGTGGCCCGCTTTAACGCCGTGTACGCCGAATACCGCAAATCGCCTCAAATAACCAAAGAGCGTTTGTATTTGGAAACGATGGAACACGTATTCAACGCAAAACAAAATCCGCTTCTCATAGACGGAAAACTTACGAACGTGCTGCCCATAAAAAATCTTGACGGGAAAAAAGGAGGCGAACAATGA
- the hflC gene encoding protease modulator HflC: protein MKTKNLYIGLAAAAAILIAFLMLGPLYVIQEGSQAVITRFGEIVGTRTQAGLYVKLPLIDTVTVYPKLILSLDGDAQRIPTKENQFIIVDTTTRWRITDPKLFYQSFKTLNAAYKRLSDVIDSATRTIITQNPLSEVVRTSNQINDKIRAETEAADNAADLSSQLAIDSLVNANTLVEQVTKGRRQLSIEMANEARKLAGEYGIELIDIVPRQIKYSDEMTESVYNRMITDRKQVAQAYRSWGEGKKADWLGRLEKDKNTIESEAYRRSEEIMGEADAQAAQIYAQAYSKDPGFYTFWKSMESYKNTVPNFDAAFSTNMDYFKYLYTPNAR from the coding sequence ATGAAAACCAAAAATCTGTACATCGGCCTTGCAGCCGCAGCGGCAATTCTCATCGCCTTTTTAATGCTCGGCCCCCTGTACGTTATACAGGAAGGCTCGCAAGCCGTCATCACGCGCTTCGGCGAAATAGTGGGAACGCGGACACAAGCGGGCTTATACGTAAAACTTCCGCTTATCGATACGGTTACCGTGTACCCAAAACTGATTTTATCTTTGGACGGGGACGCCCAGCGCATTCCCACAAAGGAAAATCAATTCATTATCGTGGACACGACGACACGCTGGCGCATTACGGATCCTAAACTGTTTTACCAGTCTTTTAAAACGCTGAACGCCGCGTACAAGCGCCTGAGCGACGTTATCGATTCGGCAACACGGACGATTATTACGCAAAATCCGCTCAGCGAAGTTGTGCGCACGTCGAATCAAATCAACGACAAAATAAGGGCCGAAACGGAAGCCGCGGACAATGCGGCCGACCTGTCGTCCCAGCTTGCAATCGATTCGCTCGTAAACGCAAACACGCTCGTGGAACAGGTTACAAAGGGACGGCGCCAGCTGAGCATAGAAATGGCAAACGAAGCGCGCAAATTGGCCGGCGAATACGGCATTGAATTGATCGACATAGTTCCGCGTCAAATAAAATATTCGGACGAAATGACCGAAAGCGTGTACAACAGAATGATTACCGACCGCAAGCAGGTTGCCCAAGCCTACCGCTCGTGGGGCGAAGGCAAAAAAGCCGATTGGCTGGGACGCTTGGAAAAGGACAAAAATACGATAGAATCCGAAGCGTACCGCAGATCGGAAGAAATCATGGGAGAGGCGGACGCTCAAGCCGCGCAGATTTACGCGCAAGCCTATTCGAAGGATCCGGGCTTTTATACGTTTTGGAAAAGCATGGAATCGTATAAAAATACCGTACCGAACTTTGATGCCGCATTCAGCACCAATATGGATTATTTTAAATATTTATACACGCCCAATGCGCGCTGA
- the pyk gene encoding pyruvate kinase, which translates to MSLRKTKIVCSIGPASNNDAIASKMIRAGMDIARFNFSHGTHESQKEMMERIRRLSREIGKPVALMMDSKGPEIRTGIVPDNKTITIHTGERVVVTADDSPVTAANGKDAAHISLSWRDLPNRIKPGHKILVADGLLELDVESSDGTKVLCTAANTATIGSKKNVNLIGLHAGLPIMSEQDKADIAFSVQMNCDFIAASFTSFASEVHEIRRYIESLGSNMKIIAKIENEEGLDNIAEIAQAADGVMVARGDMGVQLPIERIPLAQKRIIEECRRAGKPVITATQMLDSMIVNPRPTRAELTDVANAIFDGTDAVMLSGETANGAYPAEAVETMARIAETVEDSEQYCKRIKAALPQSDADVTIGKIMAQMAYETADKIKALAIVVPTMSGNTARMISTFRPEQAILAVTPDTQVQRQMLLNWGVFPLLSKAVDDSEDMVQNAVKIALDNGFVRQSDRIIICAGIPIVSPIPVNTIRVLLVGNVLASGRSGGSSSESARVSGRIAKASSPEEAVSAIRRKTGEILVCPTLNENWIPILRLVDGVICEGTNEIPSDTMKLINTNIVWINEAGKAAGTLETGLTVTIDSKDLLIYEGRI; encoded by the coding sequence ATGTCGTTACGAAAAACAAAGATTGTCTGTTCAATAGGGCCCGCAAGCAACAACGATGCTATTGCCTCAAAGATGATACGCGCGGGTATGGATATCGCGCGCTTTAACTTTTCGCACGGTACGCACGAAAGCCAAAAAGAGATGATGGAGCGCATCCGGCGCCTGTCACGCGAAATCGGCAAGCCCGTCGCGCTTATGATGGATTCCAAAGGCCCGGAAATCAGAACGGGTATCGTGCCGGACAATAAAACGATTACGATACACACGGGCGAGCGCGTCGTCGTTACCGCCGACGACAGTCCCGTTACGGCGGCAAACGGAAAGGATGCGGCGCATATTTCGCTTTCGTGGCGCGACTTGCCGAACCGTATAAAACCGGGGCACAAAATCCTCGTTGCCGACGGCCTGCTCGAACTGGACGTCGAATCCTCCGACGGAACAAAGGTTTTGTGCACGGCGGCGAATACGGCGACTATCGGAAGCAAAAAAAACGTCAATCTCATCGGATTGCACGCGGGGCTTCCGATTATGAGCGAACAGGATAAGGCCGACATCGCGTTTTCCGTACAGATGAACTGCGACTTTATCGCCGCAAGCTTTACGAGCTTTGCGAGCGAAGTGCACGAAATACGGCGCTATATCGAATCGCTCGGCTCGAATATGAAAATTATTGCCAAAATCGAAAACGAAGAAGGACTCGACAATATCGCCGAAATCGCGCAGGCGGCAGACGGCGTTATGGTTGCGCGCGGCGATATGGGTGTGCAGCTTCCGATCGAGCGCATTCCGCTTGCGCAAAAGCGCATCATCGAAGAGTGCCGCAGGGCGGGAAAGCCGGTCATCACCGCGACGCAAATGCTCGACTCGATGATCGTCAATCCTCGTCCGACGAGAGCCGAACTGACCGACGTTGCGAACGCCATCTTTGACGGCACGGATGCGGTTATGCTTTCGGGGGAAACGGCAAACGGCGCCTACCCCGCCGAGGCGGTCGAAACGATGGCGCGCATTGCGGAAACGGTCGAAGACAGCGAACAGTACTGCAAGCGCATAAAAGCCGCACTGCCGCAAAGCGACGCCGATGTAACTATCGGCAAAATTATGGCGCAAATGGCGTACGAAACGGCGGATAAAATCAAAGCGCTCGCGATTGTCGTTCCGACGATGAGCGGGAATACCGCGCGCATGATAAGCACCTTCCGCCCCGAACAGGCGATTCTCGCCGTTACGCCCGACACGCAAGTACAGCGGCAAATGCTCCTCAACTGGGGCGTCTTTCCGCTTCTTTCGAAAGCGGTTGACGACAGCGAAGACATGGTGCAAAACGCCGTCAAAATTGCGCTCGACAACGGTTTTGTGCGCCAAAGCGACCGGATCATCATCTGCGCGGGCATTCCGATTGTAAGTCCCATTCCCGTAAACACGATCCGCGTGCTGCTTGTCGGCAACGTTCTGGCAAGCGGACGTTCGGGCGGTTCAAGTTCCGAGTCGGCCCGCGTTTCCGGAAGAATCGCAAAGGCATCTTCGCCCGAAGAAGCCGTTTCGGCAATTCGGCGCAAAACGGGCGAAATTCTCGTGTGCCCTACCCTCAACGAAAACTGGATTCCGATCCTCCGCCTCGTTGACGGCGTCATCTGCGAAGGCACGAACGAAATTCCTTCCGACACGATGAAATTGATTAACACGAACATCGTTTGGATAAACGAAGCGGGAAAAGCCGCCGGCACTTTGGAAACGGGGCTCACGGTTACAATCGACAGCAAAGATTTGCTTATATATGAAGGAAGAATATAG